In the Anguilla anguilla isolate fAngAng1 chromosome 7, fAngAng1.pri, whole genome shotgun sequence genome, one interval contains:
- the LOC118231465 gene encoding alpha-2 adrenergic receptor-like, with amino-acid sequence MDSYNSSGIGASLVVPPNSTHPVESRYSLATVAGLAALVSFLIVFTVVGNVLVVIAVLTSRALKAPQNLFLVSLASADILVATLVMPFSLANELMGYWFFGKVWCGIYLALDVLFCTSSIVHLCAISLDRYWSVTQAVEYNLKRTPKRVKGIIVIVWLISAVISSPPLISIDSNSDNALKPECELNDDTWYILSSSIASFFAPCVIMILVYIRIYQVAKTRTRQMSEKRPGTDGSPQTENGLSKGTSLKLNGEKENGHCPSMSNEQKPPEKDEIDPEESSSSEGKGKKPRDKGSRKERRSSRKNSSLSKNSSRISRASNKSIDLFTSRRKRRNMASRKKVSQAREKRFTFVLAVVMGVFVVCWFPFFFSYSLYAVCRKACEIPDTLFKFFFWIGYCNSSLNPVIYTIFNQDFRRAFQKILCKSWKKSF; translated from the coding sequence atggATTCATACAATTCCAGCGGAATCGGCGCGTCCCTGGTTGTCCCTCCAAATTCCACTCACCCTGTGGAAAGTAGATACTCCTTGGCTACAGTGGCAGGTCTCGCAGCGCTCGTAAGCTTTCTTATTGTGTTTACTGTCGTCGGGAACGTCTTGGTTGTAATCGCTGTATTAACGAGTAGAGCGCTGAAGGCACCCCAGAAtctgtttttggtttctttGGCCAGTGCAGACATCTTGGTGGCTACACTGGTTATGCCATTTTCCCTGGCCAACGAACTTATGGGCTATTGGTTTTTTGGGAAAGTTTGGTGTGGTATTTATTTGGCATTAGATGTCCTATTTTGTACTTCGTCTATAGTGCATCTGTGTGCTATCAGTTTAGATAGATACTGGTCTGTAACACAAGCAGTTGAATATAATCTAAAACGGACACCGAAAAGAGTTAAGGGCATTATAGTTATAGTTTGGTTGATATCCGCCGTTATATCCTCACCACCGTTAATTTCAATCGACAGTAATAGTGATAACGCTCTTAAACCGGAGTGCGAACTGAACGACGATACGTGGTACATTCTCTCCTCCAGCATAGCGTCGTTTTTTGCACCTTGCGTTATTATGATATTGGTGTACATCAGAATATACCAAGTGGCCAAAACCAGAACGAGACAAATGTCAGAGAAAAGGCCGGGGACAGACGGCTCCCCCCAGACAGAAAACGGACTAAGCAAAGGCACCTCGTTAAAACTGAATGGTGAGAAAGAAAATGGGCACTGCCCGTCCATGTCAAACGAACAGAAACCCCCGGAGAAGGACGAGATCGACCCCGAGGAGAGCAGCTCGTCGGAGGGAAAAGGCAAAAAGCCTCGGGACAAGGGCtccaggaaggagaggaggtCCAGCCGGAAGAACAGCTCCCTGTCCAAAAACTCGAGCCGGATTTCCCGGGCCAGCAACAAATCAATCGACCTCTTCACCTCCCGCCGAAAAAGGAGAAACATGGCATCGCGCAAGAAGGTGTCCCAGGCCAGGGAGAAGAGGTTCACCTTTGTGCTGGCCGTGGTCATGGGAGTGTTCGTGGTCTGCTGGTTTCCTTTCTTCTTCAGTTACAGCCTCTATGCGGTCTGCAGGAAAGCCTGTGAGATTCCTGACACGCTATTCAAGTTCTTCTTTTGGATTGGTTACTGCAACAGCTCTCTGAACCCTGTCATTTACACAATATTCAACCAGGACTTTCGGAGAGCTTTCCAGAAAATACTCTGCAAGTcctggaaaaaatctttttga